The Candidatus Zixiibacteriota bacterium genomic interval CGATCATGCGGCCGTTGCGAACGGCCACAATGAGACTTACCGCGGCCGCCCGACGAAGCCACCAGCGAGTTGAATCTGCCCATCGGTATGCCCGGGGCGAGAGTTCCTCGTGCTGAAGCAGCAGAAAACCGAGGGGACCGCAGCAGAGATGATCGCAGCTGCCCCAATCTGCGACGTAGGTTTTGAGCCAGCGTTCCAGACGGGAGAAATCTGACTTGCTGAGTCGCCGTTTCGACCTGTCGGCGAAGTCAAAGGCGAAGAAAAGCATGTAACGGCGACCTGACGCAAGGAGATCATCACAGATCTTCAGCAGGTCTGCAGCGGGCAGTCGCTTAAGTTCAGAGAAAATCTCTGAAGAGACAGCACGCAGCACGGGAGTGCGAAGACCGACCGGGTGTTCAAGCGGCTGCTTGTGGAACCGCTGGT includes:
- a CDS encoding DNA alkylation repair protein encodes the protein MTSLSAKVLTDLQGAIQRQDKPSNRIDYQRFHKQPLEHPVGLRTPVLRAVSSEIFSELKRLPAADLLKICDDLLASGRRYMLFFAFDFADRSKRRLSKSDFSRLERWLKTYVADWGSCDHLCCGPLGFLLLQHEELSPRAYRWADSTRWWLRRAAAVSLIVAVRNGRMIEEVFKTAEKLLNDPEDLVQKGYGWMLKEATREFPAEVFDWVLARRKSMPRTALRYAIEKLPPAMKRRAMAK